Proteins encoded within one genomic window of Cucumis sativus cultivar 9930 chromosome 3, Cucumber_9930_V3, whole genome shotgun sequence:
- the LOC101217008 gene encoding uncharacterized protein LOC101217008 isoform X4, with protein sequence MKKKLRDIVAKRCVDFDSRESRKRRSKRLKSLSVGLATTEDGNDGEMNEREGDNITNKLFVDQSQDFLPVVGKKPPNIRDNLDSTHMTPRSPLPSDSLASLALLKLASRGQVSPILDRSQNVGELVNVCEPSRQQLPKKRRGPTKTKPIAIEECNKVGVTFDQFGQPIEEASIGLSSFLGPLVREVVPVTLSDWRKLSTRSKEILWTSIQFRYNVKEDWQRKCIFQKMGRLWRAEKSRILSQIQSTSTNEELVKMKPSNIQSVHDWMEFVKEKKSTRFKAMQNKLSDNVAKRCIDFDSKAPRKRRSKRLKFLSIDLATTEDVNDGEINSMEGVNITNKLFVDQSQDSLPVAGNERPNIGDNLDSTHTTPESPLPSDSLASLTLLKLASRGQVSPILDRSQNVGEHINDSEPTMQQHPKKRRGPTKMKPIAIEECNKVDITFDQFGQPIGEASIGLSSFLGALVREVVPVTLSNWRKLSTTSKEILWTSIQLRYNVKEVWQRKCIFRKMGRLWRAGKSRIVSQIQSTSTNEELVKMKPSNVQSMHDWMDFVKEKKSATFKAKSEKFKSMKKMQLPHTCSRKGYARLAEEMRKSCLDSSSVTRIALLAKAHRKKDENPVNSQVTETLGMEKKLSDMVAKRCIYFDPKTLQKRRSKRLESFSIGPATTEDDNDGKMNKEGDNITNKFFIDQSQNSMAAGNKAPNIGDNHDSTHTIPSSPLPLDSDSTDRTPSSPLSLDRSQNSGEHINVSEQTMQQLPNNCRDPTRMGANAIEECNKVDIIFNEFGQPIGEASIGLSSFLGPLVREVVPVTLNDWRKLSTRSKEVLWKSVQLRYNMKEDWQRKYIFQKMGRLWRAGKSRIVSQIQSTSTSEELVKMKPSNIKSMHDWMNFVKEKKSAMFKAKSEKFKSMKKKQLPHTCSRKGYARLAEEMKKGCPDSSSVSRVAVWAKAHRKKDGNPVNSQVAEALERIEQIDNEGIKTTSNNVGNEAISKVLGSDRGDTGALGFGVTVKKFSLLSQLDGHYAELEETNDNEGIITGSNNVINDAISKVLGPDQGGALGFGVTVKKFSQREHYTKLEEKYKKMEGEMSEMRSLMSQILKSQGNGSEHLSNATNEQIVNNVATNPIGSSPLSINDNNALPKCKMLDWCGTGEVVAEGRWSSNDPKVIVHHVPLGPQAVKVWVDLPKRSDAFLWRPNSEMHYIKDAVGSAVAWPLDKVVMSMYII encoded by the exons atgaagaagaaactaaGAGATATTGTTGCCAAAAGATGTGTTGATTTTGATTCAAGGGAATCACGAAAGAGGCGTTCTAAGCGCTTGAAATCTCTTTCAGTTGGCCTAGCAACTACAGAGGATGGCAACGATGGAGAAATGAATGAGAGGGAAGGAGATAACATTACAAATAAGTTGTTTGTTGACCAATCTCAAGATTTTTTGCCAGTAGTTGGAAAAAAGCCACCTAATATTAGAGACAATCTTGATAGTACGCACATGACTCCAAGATCACCATTACCATCAGATTCGCTAGCATCTCTTGCCCTTTTGAAGTTAGCTTCTAGGGGACAAGTTTCACCAATTTTAGATAGATCACAAAATGTAGGAGAACTTGTCAATGTTTGTGAGCCAAGTAGGCAACAACTTCCTAAGAAACGTAGAGGCCCTACAAAAACGAAACCCATTGCAATTGAGGAGTGCAATAAAGTGGGTGTAACATTCGACCAGTTTGGACAACCAATTGAGGAGGCTTCGATTGGGTTGTCTTCATTTTTAGGTCCACTCGTGAGAGAGGTAGTGCCTGTGACTTTAAGTGATTGGAGAAAATTGTCAACAAGATCCAAAGAAATTTTATGGACATCAATTCAA TTTAGGTATAATGTGAAAGAAGATTGGCAAAGAAAATGTATCTTTCAAAAGATGGGTAGACTGTGGAGAGCAGAAAAATCACGAATTTTGTCACAAATTCAATCAACTTCCACTAATGAAGAGCTTGTTAAAATGAAGCCATCCAATATACAATCTGTGCACGATTGGATGGAATttgtgaaagaaaagaagagcaCAAGGTTCAAG GCAATGCAGAATAAATTAAGCGATAATGTGGCCAAAAGATGtattgattttgattcaaaGGCACCACGAAAGAGACGTTCCAAGCgattaaaatttctttcaataGACCTAGCAACTACTGAGGATGTCAACGATGGAGAAATAAATTCCATGGAAGGAGTTAACATCACAAATAAGTTGTTTGTCGACCAATCTCAAGATTCTTTGCCAGTAGCTGGGAATGAGCGACCTAATATTGGAGACAATCTTGATAGTACACACACCACTCCAGAATCACCTTTACCATCAGATTCGCTAGCATCTCTTACCCTTTTGAAGTTAGCTTCTAGGGGACAAGTTTCACCAATTTTAGATAGGTCACAAAATGTAGGAGAGCATATCAATGATTCTGAACCAACCATGCAACAACACCCCAAGAAACGTAGAGGCCCTACAAAAATGAAACCCATCGCAATTGAGGAGTGCAATAAAGTGGATATAACCTTCGACCAGTTTGGACAACCAATTGGGGAGGCTTCAATTGGGTTGTCTTCATTTTTAGGTGCACTCGTGAGAGAGGTAGTGCCTGTGACTTTAAGCAATTGGAGAAAATTGTCTACAACATCCAAAGAAATTTTATGGACATCAATTCAA TTAAGATATAATGTGAAAGAAGTTTGgcaaagaaaatgtatttttcgAAAGATGGGTAGATTATGGAGAGCAGGAAAATCACGAATTGTTTCACAAATTCAATCAACTTCCACTAATGAAGAACTTGTTAAAATGAAGCCATCCAATGTACAATCTATGCACGATTGGATGGACTttgtgaaagaaaagaagagtgCAACGTTCAAG gctaaaagtgaaaagttcaaatcaaTGAAGAAGATGCAACTTCCACACACATGTAGTCGAAAGGGTTATGCTCGATTGGCAGAAGAAATG agaaAAAGTTGTTTGGATTCATCATCTGTGACAAGGATTGCATTGCTGGCAAAAGCACACaggaagaaagatgaaaatccTGTTAACTCACAAGTTACAGAAACGTTG ggAATGGAGAAGAAACTAAGTGATATGGTTGCCAAAAgatgtatttattttgatccAAAGACACTACAAAAGAGACGTTCTAAGCGCTTGGAATCTTTTTCAATAGGCCCAGCAACTACGGAGGATGACAACGATGGAAAAATGAACAAGGAAGGAGATAACATCACAAATAAGTTCTTCATTGACCAATCTCAAAATTCCATGGCAGCTGGAAATAAGGCACCTAATATTGGAGACAATCATGACAGTACACACACAATTCCAAGTTCACCATTACCATTAGATAGTGACAGTACAGACAGAACTCCAAGTTCACCTTTATCATTAGATAGATCGCAAAATTCAGGAGAACATATAAATGTTTCTGAACAAACTATGCAACAACTCCCCAACAACTGTAGAGACCCTACTAGAATGGGAGCCAATGCAATTGAGGAGTGCAATAAAGTGGATATAATCTTCAATGAGTTTGGACAACCAATTGGCGAGGCTTCAATTGGGTTGTCTTCATTTCTAGGTCCACTCGTGAGAGAGGTAGTGCCTGTGACTTTAAACGATTGGAGAAAATTGTCAACAAGATCTAAGGAAGTTTTATGGAAATCAGTTCAA ttaagatataatatgaaagaagattggcaaagaaaatatatctttCAAAAGATGGGTAGATTGTGGAGAGCAGGAAAATCACGAATTGTGTCACAAATTCAATCAACTTCCACTAGTGAAGAACTTGTTAAAATGAAGCCATCCAATATAAAATCAATGCACGATTGGATGAACTttgtgaaagaaaagaaaagcgcAATGTTCAAG GCTAAAAGtgaaaagttcaaatcaatgaagaagaagcaacTTCCACATACATGTAGTCGCAAGGGTTATGCTCGATTGGCAGAAGAAATG aaAAAAGGTTGTCCAGATTCATCATCAGTGTCTAGGGTTGCAGTATGGGCAAAAGCACACAGGAAAAAAGACGGAAATCCTGTTAACTCACAAGTTGCAGAAGCATTG gAGCGTATTGAACAAATTGACAATGAAGGTATAAAGACTACCTCAAATAATGTTGGCAATGAAGCAATAAGTAAAGTTCTTGGTTCTGACCGGGGTGATACTGGAGCACTTGGATTTGGAGTCACTgtaaaaaagttttctttactGTCTCAACTAGATGGTCATTATGCAGAACTTGAAGAAACAAATGACAATGAAGGGATAATCACTGGTTCAAATAATGTGATCAATGATGCAATAAGCAAAGTTCTTGGTCCTGATCAGGGTGGAGCACTTGGATTTGGAGTCACTGTCAAAAAGTTTTCTCAACGAGAACATTATACCAAACtggaagaaaagtataaaaagATGGAAGGAGAAATGTCTGAAATGAGATCTTTGATGTCTCAAATTCTCAAATCTCAA GGTAATGGAAGTGAGCACCTTTCTAATGCTACAAATGAACAAATTGTTAACAACGTTGCTACTAATCCAATTGGATCTTCACCTTTG AGTATTAATGACAACAATGCTCTTCCCAAGTGCAAAATGTTAGATTGGTGTGGTACAGGAGAGGTAGTTGCTGAAGGTCGATGGTCTTCAAATGACCCTAAAGTCATTGTTCATCATGTTCCCCTCGGTCCACAAGCCGTAAAAGTGTGGGTGGACTTGCCAAAGAGGTCGGATGCATTTTTATGGAGACCTAACTCAGAAATGCATTACATCAAGGATGCTGTTGGTAGTGCAGTAGCATGGCCTCTTGACAAAGTTGTTATGAGTATGTACATTATTTAA
- the LOC101217008 gene encoding uncharacterized protein LOC101217008 isoform X2 translates to MKKKLRDIVAKRCVDFDSRESRKRRSKRLKSLSVGLATTEDGNDGEMNEREGDNITNKLFVDQSQDFLPVVGKKPPNIRDNLDSTHMTPRSPLPSDSLASLALLKLASRGQVSPILDRSQNVGELVNVCEPSRQQLPKKRRGPTKTKPIAIEECNKVGVTFDQFGQPIEEASIGLSSFLGPLVREVVPVTLSDWRKLSTRSKEILWTSIQFRYNVKEDWQRKCIFQKMGRLWRAEKSRILSQIQSTSTNEELVKMKPSNIQSVHDWMEFVKEKKSTRFKAKSEKFKSMKEMQLPSTRRKSYTRLAEEMNKLSDNVAKRCIDFDSKAPRKRRSKRLKFLSIDLATTEDVNDGEINSMEGVNITNKLFVDQSQDSLPVAGNERPNIGDNLDSTHTTPESPLPSDSLASLTLLKLASRGQVSPILDRSQNVGEHINDSEPTMQQHPKKRRGPTKMKPIAIEECNKVDITFDQFGQPIGEASIGLSSFLGALVREVVPVTLSNWRKLSTTSKEILWTSIQLRYNVKEVWQRKCIFRKMGRLWRAGKSRIVSQIQSTSTNEELVKMKPSNVQSMHDWMDFVKEKKSATFKAKSEKFKSMKKMQLPHTCSRKGYARLAEEMRKSCLDSSSVTRIALLAKAHRKKDENPVNSQVTETLGMEKKLSDMVAKRCIYFDPKTLQKRRSKRLESFSIGPATTEDDNDGKMNKEGDNITNKFFIDQSQNSMAAGNKAPNIGDNHDSTHTIPSSPLPLDSDSTDRTPSSPLSLDRSQNSGEHINVSEQTMQQLPNNCRDPTRMGANAIEECNKVDIIFNEFGQPIGEASIGLSSFLGPLVREVVPVTLNDWRKLSTRSKEVLWKSVQLRYNMKEDWQRKYIFQKMGRLWRAGKSRIVSQIQSTSTSEELVKMKPSNIKSMHDWMNFVKEKKSAMFKAKSEKFKSMKKKQLPHTCSRKGYARLAEEMKKGCPDSSSVSRVAVWAKAHRKKDGNPVNSQVAEALERIEQIDNEGIKTTSNNVGNEAISKVLGSDRGDTGALGFGVTVKKFSLLSQLDGHYAELEETNDNEGIITGSNNVINDAISKVLGPDQGGALGFGVTVKKFSQREHYTKLEEKYKKMEGEMSEMRSLMSQILKSQGNGSEHLSNATNEQIVNNVATNPIGSSPLSINDNNALPKCKMLDWCGTGEVVAEGRWSSNDPKVIVHHVPLGPQAVKVWVDLPKRSDAFLWRPNSEMHYIKDAVGSAVAWPLDKVVMSMYII, encoded by the exons atgaagaagaaactaaGAGATATTGTTGCCAAAAGATGTGTTGATTTTGATTCAAGGGAATCACGAAAGAGGCGTTCTAAGCGCTTGAAATCTCTTTCAGTTGGCCTAGCAACTACAGAGGATGGCAACGATGGAGAAATGAATGAGAGGGAAGGAGATAACATTACAAATAAGTTGTTTGTTGACCAATCTCAAGATTTTTTGCCAGTAGTTGGAAAAAAGCCACCTAATATTAGAGACAATCTTGATAGTACGCACATGACTCCAAGATCACCATTACCATCAGATTCGCTAGCATCTCTTGCCCTTTTGAAGTTAGCTTCTAGGGGACAAGTTTCACCAATTTTAGATAGATCACAAAATGTAGGAGAACTTGTCAATGTTTGTGAGCCAAGTAGGCAACAACTTCCTAAGAAACGTAGAGGCCCTACAAAAACGAAACCCATTGCAATTGAGGAGTGCAATAAAGTGGGTGTAACATTCGACCAGTTTGGACAACCAATTGAGGAGGCTTCGATTGGGTTGTCTTCATTTTTAGGTCCACTCGTGAGAGAGGTAGTGCCTGTGACTTTAAGTGATTGGAGAAAATTGTCAACAAGATCCAAAGAAATTTTATGGACATCAATTCAA TTTAGGTATAATGTGAAAGAAGATTGGCAAAGAAAATGTATCTTTCAAAAGATGGGTAGACTGTGGAGAGCAGAAAAATCACGAATTTTGTCACAAATTCAATCAACTTCCACTAATGAAGAGCTTGTTAAAATGAAGCCATCCAATATACAATCTGTGCACGATTGGATGGAATttgtgaaagaaaagaagagcaCAAGGTTCAAG GCTAAAAGtgaaaagttcaaatcaaTGAAGGAGATGCAACTTCCAAGTACACGTCGTAAGAGTTATACTAGATTGGCAGAAGAAATG AATAAATTAAGCGATAATGTGGCCAAAAGATGtattgattttgattcaaaGGCACCACGAAAGAGACGTTCCAAGCgattaaaatttctttcaataGACCTAGCAACTACTGAGGATGTCAACGATGGAGAAATAAATTCCATGGAAGGAGTTAACATCACAAATAAGTTGTTTGTCGACCAATCTCAAGATTCTTTGCCAGTAGCTGGGAATGAGCGACCTAATATTGGAGACAATCTTGATAGTACACACACCACTCCAGAATCACCTTTACCATCAGATTCGCTAGCATCTCTTACCCTTTTGAAGTTAGCTTCTAGGGGACAAGTTTCACCAATTTTAGATAGGTCACAAAATGTAGGAGAGCATATCAATGATTCTGAACCAACCATGCAACAACACCCCAAGAAACGTAGAGGCCCTACAAAAATGAAACCCATCGCAATTGAGGAGTGCAATAAAGTGGATATAACCTTCGACCAGTTTGGACAACCAATTGGGGAGGCTTCAATTGGGTTGTCTTCATTTTTAGGTGCACTCGTGAGAGAGGTAGTGCCTGTGACTTTAAGCAATTGGAGAAAATTGTCTACAACATCCAAAGAAATTTTATGGACATCAATTCAA TTAAGATATAATGTGAAAGAAGTTTGgcaaagaaaatgtatttttcgAAAGATGGGTAGATTATGGAGAGCAGGAAAATCACGAATTGTTTCACAAATTCAATCAACTTCCACTAATGAAGAACTTGTTAAAATGAAGCCATCCAATGTACAATCTATGCACGATTGGATGGACTttgtgaaagaaaagaagagtgCAACGTTCAAG gctaaaagtgaaaagttcaaatcaaTGAAGAAGATGCAACTTCCACACACATGTAGTCGAAAGGGTTATGCTCGATTGGCAGAAGAAATG agaaAAAGTTGTTTGGATTCATCATCTGTGACAAGGATTGCATTGCTGGCAAAAGCACACaggaagaaagatgaaaatccTGTTAACTCACAAGTTACAGAAACGTTG ggAATGGAGAAGAAACTAAGTGATATGGTTGCCAAAAgatgtatttattttgatccAAAGACACTACAAAAGAGACGTTCTAAGCGCTTGGAATCTTTTTCAATAGGCCCAGCAACTACGGAGGATGACAACGATGGAAAAATGAACAAGGAAGGAGATAACATCACAAATAAGTTCTTCATTGACCAATCTCAAAATTCCATGGCAGCTGGAAATAAGGCACCTAATATTGGAGACAATCATGACAGTACACACACAATTCCAAGTTCACCATTACCATTAGATAGTGACAGTACAGACAGAACTCCAAGTTCACCTTTATCATTAGATAGATCGCAAAATTCAGGAGAACATATAAATGTTTCTGAACAAACTATGCAACAACTCCCCAACAACTGTAGAGACCCTACTAGAATGGGAGCCAATGCAATTGAGGAGTGCAATAAAGTGGATATAATCTTCAATGAGTTTGGACAACCAATTGGCGAGGCTTCAATTGGGTTGTCTTCATTTCTAGGTCCACTCGTGAGAGAGGTAGTGCCTGTGACTTTAAACGATTGGAGAAAATTGTCAACAAGATCTAAGGAAGTTTTATGGAAATCAGTTCAA ttaagatataatatgaaagaagattggcaaagaaaatatatctttCAAAAGATGGGTAGATTGTGGAGAGCAGGAAAATCACGAATTGTGTCACAAATTCAATCAACTTCCACTAGTGAAGAACTTGTTAAAATGAAGCCATCCAATATAAAATCAATGCACGATTGGATGAACTttgtgaaagaaaagaaaagcgcAATGTTCAAG GCTAAAAGtgaaaagttcaaatcaatgaagaagaagcaacTTCCACATACATGTAGTCGCAAGGGTTATGCTCGATTGGCAGAAGAAATG aaAAAAGGTTGTCCAGATTCATCATCAGTGTCTAGGGTTGCAGTATGGGCAAAAGCACACAGGAAAAAAGACGGAAATCCTGTTAACTCACAAGTTGCAGAAGCATTG gAGCGTATTGAACAAATTGACAATGAAGGTATAAAGACTACCTCAAATAATGTTGGCAATGAAGCAATAAGTAAAGTTCTTGGTTCTGACCGGGGTGATACTGGAGCACTTGGATTTGGAGTCACTgtaaaaaagttttctttactGTCTCAACTAGATGGTCATTATGCAGAACTTGAAGAAACAAATGACAATGAAGGGATAATCACTGGTTCAAATAATGTGATCAATGATGCAATAAGCAAAGTTCTTGGTCCTGATCAGGGTGGAGCACTTGGATTTGGAGTCACTGTCAAAAAGTTTTCTCAACGAGAACATTATACCAAACtggaagaaaagtataaaaagATGGAAGGAGAAATGTCTGAAATGAGATCTTTGATGTCTCAAATTCTCAAATCTCAA GGTAATGGAAGTGAGCACCTTTCTAATGCTACAAATGAACAAATTGTTAACAACGTTGCTACTAATCCAATTGGATCTTCACCTTTG AGTATTAATGACAACAATGCTCTTCCCAAGTGCAAAATGTTAGATTGGTGTGGTACAGGAGAGGTAGTTGCTGAAGGTCGATGGTCTTCAAATGACCCTAAAGTCATTGTTCATCATGTTCCCCTCGGTCCACAAGCCGTAAAAGTGTGGGTGGACTTGCCAAAGAGGTCGGATGCATTTTTATGGAGACCTAACTCAGAAATGCATTACATCAAGGATGCTGTTGGTAGTGCAGTAGCATGGCCTCTTGACAAAGTTGTTATGAGTATGTACATTATTTAA
- the LOC101217008 gene encoding uncharacterized protein LOC101217008 isoform X9, which produces MGRLWRAEKSRILSQIQSTSTNEELVKMKPSNIQSVHDWMEFVKEKKSTRFKAKSEKFKSMKEMQLPSTRRKSYTRLAEEMAMQNKLSDNVAKRCIDFDSKAPRKRRSKRLKFLSIDLATTEDVNDGEINSMEGVNITNKLFVDQSQDSLPVAGNERPNIGDNLDSTHTTPESPLPSDSLASLTLLKLASRGQVSPILDRSQNVGEHINDSEPTMQQHPKKRRGPTKMKPIAIEECNKVDITFDQFGQPIGEASIGLSSFLGALVREVVPVTLSNWRKLSTTSKEILWTSIQLRYNVKEVWQRKCIFRKMGRLWRAGKSRIVSQIQSTSTNEELVKMKPSNVQSMHDWMDFVKEKKSATFKAKSEKFKSMKKMQLPHTCSRKGYARLAEEMRKSCLDSSSVTRIALLAKAHRKKDENPVNSQVTETLGMEKKLSDMVAKRCIYFDPKTLQKRRSKRLESFSIGPATTEDDNDGKMNKEGDNITNKFFIDQSQNSMAAGNKAPNIGDNHDSTHTIPSSPLPLDSDSTDRTPSSPLSLDRSQNSGEHINVSEQTMQQLPNNCRDPTRMGANAIEECNKVDIIFNEFGQPIGEASIGLSSFLGPLVREVVPVTLNDWRKLSTRSKEVLWKSVQLRYNMKEDWQRKYIFQKMGRLWRAGKSRIVSQIQSTSTSEELVKMKPSNIKSMHDWMNFVKEKKSAMFKAKSEKFKSMKKKQLPHTCSRKGYARLAEEMKKGCPDSSSVSRVAVWAKAHRKKDGNPVNSQVAEALERIEQIDNEGIKTTSNNVGNEAISKVLGSDRGDTGALGFGVTVKKFSLLSQLDGHYAELEETNDNEGIITGSNNVINDAISKVLGPDQGGALGFGVTVKKFSQREHYTKLEEKYKKMEGEMSEMRSLMSQILKSQGNGSEHLSNATNEQIVNNVATNPIGSSPLSINDNNALPKCKMLDWCGTGEVVAEGRWSSNDPKVIVHHVPLGPQAVKVWVDLPKRSDAFLWRPNSEMHYIKDAVGSAVAWPLDKVVMSMYII; this is translated from the exons ATGGGTAGACTGTGGAGAGCAGAAAAATCACGAATTTTGTCACAAATTCAATCAACTTCCACTAATGAAGAGCTTGTTAAAATGAAGCCATCCAATATACAATCTGTGCACGATTGGATGGAATttgtgaaagaaaagaagagcaCAAGGTTCAAG GCTAAAAGtgaaaagttcaaatcaaTGAAGGAGATGCAACTTCCAAGTACACGTCGTAAGAGTTATACTAGATTGGCAGAAGAAATG GCAATGCAGAATAAATTAAGCGATAATGTGGCCAAAAGATGtattgattttgattcaaaGGCACCACGAAAGAGACGTTCCAAGCgattaaaatttctttcaataGACCTAGCAACTACTGAGGATGTCAACGATGGAGAAATAAATTCCATGGAAGGAGTTAACATCACAAATAAGTTGTTTGTCGACCAATCTCAAGATTCTTTGCCAGTAGCTGGGAATGAGCGACCTAATATTGGAGACAATCTTGATAGTACACACACCACTCCAGAATCACCTTTACCATCAGATTCGCTAGCATCTCTTACCCTTTTGAAGTTAGCTTCTAGGGGACAAGTTTCACCAATTTTAGATAGGTCACAAAATGTAGGAGAGCATATCAATGATTCTGAACCAACCATGCAACAACACCCCAAGAAACGTAGAGGCCCTACAAAAATGAAACCCATCGCAATTGAGGAGTGCAATAAAGTGGATATAACCTTCGACCAGTTTGGACAACCAATTGGGGAGGCTTCAATTGGGTTGTCTTCATTTTTAGGTGCACTCGTGAGAGAGGTAGTGCCTGTGACTTTAAGCAATTGGAGAAAATTGTCTACAACATCCAAAGAAATTTTATGGACATCAATTCAA TTAAGATATAATGTGAAAGAAGTTTGgcaaagaaaatgtatttttcgAAAGATGGGTAGATTATGGAGAGCAGGAAAATCACGAATTGTTTCACAAATTCAATCAACTTCCACTAATGAAGAACTTGTTAAAATGAAGCCATCCAATGTACAATCTATGCACGATTGGATGGACTttgtgaaagaaaagaagagtgCAACGTTCAAG gctaaaagtgaaaagttcaaatcaaTGAAGAAGATGCAACTTCCACACACATGTAGTCGAAAGGGTTATGCTCGATTGGCAGAAGAAATG agaaAAAGTTGTTTGGATTCATCATCTGTGACAAGGATTGCATTGCTGGCAAAAGCACACaggaagaaagatgaaaatccTGTTAACTCACAAGTTACAGAAACGTTG ggAATGGAGAAGAAACTAAGTGATATGGTTGCCAAAAgatgtatttattttgatccAAAGACACTACAAAAGAGACGTTCTAAGCGCTTGGAATCTTTTTCAATAGGCCCAGCAACTACGGAGGATGACAACGATGGAAAAATGAACAAGGAAGGAGATAACATCACAAATAAGTTCTTCATTGACCAATCTCAAAATTCCATGGCAGCTGGAAATAAGGCACCTAATATTGGAGACAATCATGACAGTACACACACAATTCCAAGTTCACCATTACCATTAGATAGTGACAGTACAGACAGAACTCCAAGTTCACCTTTATCATTAGATAGATCGCAAAATTCAGGAGAACATATAAATGTTTCTGAACAAACTATGCAACAACTCCCCAACAACTGTAGAGACCCTACTAGAATGGGAGCCAATGCAATTGAGGAGTGCAATAAAGTGGATATAATCTTCAATGAGTTTGGACAACCAATTGGCGAGGCTTCAATTGGGTTGTCTTCATTTCTAGGTCCACTCGTGAGAGAGGTAGTGCCTGTGACTTTAAACGATTGGAGAAAATTGTCAACAAGATCTAAGGAAGTTTTATGGAAATCAGTTCAA ttaagatataatatgaaagaagattggcaaagaaaatatatctttCAAAAGATGGGTAGATTGTGGAGAGCAGGAAAATCACGAATTGTGTCACAAATTCAATCAACTTCCACTAGTGAAGAACTTGTTAAAATGAAGCCATCCAATATAAAATCAATGCACGATTGGATGAACTttgtgaaagaaaagaaaagcgcAATGTTCAAG GCTAAAAGtgaaaagttcaaatcaatgaagaagaagcaacTTCCACATACATGTAGTCGCAAGGGTTATGCTCGATTGGCAGAAGAAATG aaAAAAGGTTGTCCAGATTCATCATCAGTGTCTAGGGTTGCAGTATGGGCAAAAGCACACAGGAAAAAAGACGGAAATCCTGTTAACTCACAAGTTGCAGAAGCATTG gAGCGTATTGAACAAATTGACAATGAAGGTATAAAGACTACCTCAAATAATGTTGGCAATGAAGCAATAAGTAAAGTTCTTGGTTCTGACCGGGGTGATACTGGAGCACTTGGATTTGGAGTCACTgtaaaaaagttttctttactGTCTCAACTAGATGGTCATTATGCAGAACTTGAAGAAACAAATGACAATGAAGGGATAATCACTGGTTCAAATAATGTGATCAATGATGCAATAAGCAAAGTTCTTGGTCCTGATCAGGGTGGAGCACTTGGATTTGGAGTCACTGTCAAAAAGTTTTCTCAACGAGAACATTATACCAAACtggaagaaaagtataaaaagATGGAAGGAGAAATGTCTGAAATGAGATCTTTGATGTCTCAAATTCTCAAATCTCAA GGTAATGGAAGTGAGCACCTTTCTAATGCTACAAATGAACAAATTGTTAACAACGTTGCTACTAATCCAATTGGATCTTCACCTTTG AGTATTAATGACAACAATGCTCTTCCCAAGTGCAAAATGTTAGATTGGTGTGGTACAGGAGAGGTAGTTGCTGAAGGTCGATGGTCTTCAAATGACCCTAAAGTCATTGTTCATCATGTTCCCCTCGGTCCACAAGCCGTAAAAGTGTGGGTGGACTTGCCAAAGAGGTCGGATGCATTTTTATGGAGACCTAACTCAGAAATGCATTACATCAAGGATGCTGTTGGTAGTGCAGTAGCATGGCCTCTTGACAAAGTTGTTATGAGTATGTACATTATTTAA